Proteins encoded by one window of Geobacter sp. DSM 9736:
- the kdsB gene encoding 3-deoxy-manno-octulosonate cytidylyltransferase, producing MKITAVIPARFASTRFPGKALADIMGKPMVQHVYERTARASLISDVVVATDDKRIADAVRAFGGRVEMTSPDHETGTDRLAEVAGHLSSDIVVNVQGDEPLIEPGMIDEAVMPLTLDPGIVMGTLKSRIRTLHDFLSPNVVKVVTDAEGFALYFSRSPLPNFRDKWNDLKDEAFASGKLLCYKHVGLYVYRREFLLKYAQMPPTFLEMAEKLEQLRVLESGYRIKVVETLHESVGVDVPNDLEKVLERLNSSK from the coding sequence ATGAAGATAACTGCGGTAATCCCTGCCAGATTCGCTTCCACCCGTTTCCCAGGAAAAGCTCTCGCCGACATCATGGGAAAGCCAATGGTCCAGCACGTCTACGAGCGCACGGCACGGGCATCCCTAATTTCCGATGTCGTCGTCGCCACTGATGATAAACGTATCGCGGATGCCGTCCGGGCATTCGGCGGTCGGGTGGAAATGACGTCGCCGGACCACGAGACCGGGACCGACCGGCTAGCGGAGGTTGCCGGGCACCTCTCCTCGGACATTGTCGTAAATGTCCAGGGTGACGAACCTCTCATCGAGCCGGGCATGATCGATGAGGCCGTCATGCCCCTCACCCTAGATCCTGGGATTGTGATGGGGACGCTCAAGTCCCGCATCAGGACACTCCACGATTTTCTGAGCCCCAATGTGGTGAAGGTTGTGACTGACGCGGAGGGATTCGCTCTCTACTTCTCCCGTTCGCCGCTGCCGAATTTCCGCGATAAGTGGAACGATCTGAAGGACGAGGCCTTCGCCTCCGGCAAGCTCCTCTGCTACAAGCATGTGGGACTCTATGTGTACCGCCGGGAGTTTCTCCTGAAGTACGCACAGATGCCGCCTACTTTTCTGGAGATGGCGGAAAAGCTGGAACAGTTGAGGGTTCTCGAATCCGGATACCGCATAAAGGTTGTGGAAACCCTGCACGAATCGGTGGGAGTCGATGTTCCCAATGATCTGGAAAAGGTGCTGGAGAGACTGAACAGCAGCAAGTAA
- a CDS encoding methyl-accepting chemotaxis protein produces MRLLKDMKIGAKIFGLVLVMLALMAVLAGFSVKALNSIGMEIKEIAEEDIAVSKAVTEVGVLQLGQMVLFEKALRLGAVGDREGVRRVEEEFAKLAQGADAEIAKAEKVAAAAARAASNPVKQKEFQEHLEKLKVLEKEHGDFDHHAIQVMDLLKEGRNGAAAGLSGKVEQEGEHLDHSIEAFLKKVEQGTDESIKTAEQDEQNAVKMMAGVAVVALLLGVLVAILVIRSITRPARTILQVATGIAAGKLDDEIDIHQKDEMGQMADAFRSMQGTIRNFAGETGRLIEATKEGKLDTRGDVSSFQGGWGDLVKGVNDLIDAFVLPIRVTSDYVSRISVGDIPQPITENYRGDFNDIKNSVNSLIESTQSMTSLAKDIAGGNLMVSVRERSAKDELMQALAFMVKKLNEVVTEVKSAADNVAAGSQELSSGSEEMSQGASEQAAAAEEASSSMEQMSSNIRQNADNAIQTERIALKSAGDAKEGGEAVAKTVHAMKEIAGRISIIEEIARQTNLLALNAAIEAARAGEHGKGFAVVASEVRKLAERSQKAAAEINEMSASSVEVAERAGELLDQLVPSIQKTAELVQEISAASKEQDSGAEQINKAIQQLDQVIQQNASASEEMASTAEELASQAEQLQSTIAFFRVEEGIRAERRSSPKKPVEKTVKKPVVEKKVVGHDLDLGERQDSVDSDFEKF; encoded by the coding sequence ATGAGGCTTCTGAAAGACATGAAGATCGGCGCGAAGATATTCGGACTGGTGCTGGTGATGCTTGCATTGATGGCGGTATTGGCAGGATTTTCGGTCAAGGCTTTGAACAGCATCGGGATGGAGATCAAGGAAATCGCCGAAGAGGACATAGCCGTATCCAAGGCGGTGACGGAAGTCGGGGTCCTGCAACTGGGGCAGATGGTGCTCTTTGAAAAGGCGCTGAGACTGGGGGCGGTTGGGGACCGGGAAGGGGTGAGGCGGGTGGAGGAGGAATTCGCCAAGCTCGCACAGGGCGCGGATGCGGAGATAGCCAAGGCTGAGAAGGTGGCTGCCGCAGCCGCCAGAGCTGCATCAAACCCCGTAAAGCAGAAGGAGTTCCAGGAACATCTGGAGAAACTCAAGGTCCTCGAAAAGGAGCATGGCGATTTCGACCATCACGCGATTCAGGTGATGGATCTGCTGAAAGAGGGGAGAAACGGCGCTGCCGCCGGTCTTTCCGGGAAGGTCGAGCAGGAGGGTGAGCATCTTGATCATTCTATAGAGGCTTTCCTGAAAAAGGTCGAGCAGGGCACCGATGAGTCGATAAAGACAGCGGAGCAGGACGAGCAGAACGCGGTGAAGATGATGGCGGGCGTCGCCGTGGTAGCGCTGCTTCTCGGGGTGCTTGTCGCCATTCTGGTAATCCGTAGCATTACGAGGCCTGCCCGGACAATACTCCAGGTTGCCACCGGCATCGCAGCCGGAAAGCTGGATGATGAAATAGACATCCATCAGAAGGACGAGATGGGGCAAATGGCGGATGCCTTCCGCAGCATGCAGGGCACCATCCGCAACTTCGCGGGAGAGACGGGACGTCTCATAGAGGCCACGAAGGAGGGAAAGCTCGACACCAGGGGCGATGTCTCGTCGTTTCAGGGGGGATGGGGAGATCTCGTTAAGGGGGTCAACGATCTTATCGACGCGTTCGTCTTACCCATCCGGGTAACGTCCGACTATGTCTCCAGGATAAGCGTCGGCGATATTCCGCAACCTATAACGGAGAACTACAGGGGTGATTTCAACGACATAAAGAACAGCGTCAATTCACTCATCGAATCCACGCAGTCGATGACTTCCCTTGCCAAGGATATTGCCGGTGGGAACCTTATGGTTTCGGTTAGGGAGCGTTCGGCAAAGGACGAGCTGATGCAGGCACTGGCGTTCATGGTGAAGAAGCTGAACGAAGTGGTGACCGAGGTGAAATCGGCGGCCGACAATGTGGCTGCGGGGAGTCAGGAGCTATCTTCAGGTTCGGAGGAGATGTCCCAGGGGGCCAGCGAGCAGGCCGCCGCTGCCGAAGAGGCATCCTCCTCGATGGAGCAGATGTCTTCCAACATCCGTCAGAATGCGGACAATGCCATCCAGACCGAAAGGATCGCCCTCAAATCTGCCGGCGACGCCAAAGAGGGAGGAGAGGCGGTCGCGAAAACGGTGCATGCCATGAAGGAGATCGCGGGCAGGATTTCCATCATCGAGGAGATCGCCCGCCAGACGAACCTTCTGGCGCTCAACGCGGCCATAGAGGCGGCACGGGCCGGGGAGCACGGAAAAGGCTTTGCCGTAGTGGCTTCCGAGGTGCGGAAGCTTGCCGAGCGCAGCCAGAAAGCTGCGGCGGAAATCAACGAAATGTCCGCCTCCAGCGTGGAAGTGGCCGAGCGGGCAGGGGAACTGCTCGATCAGCTCGTGCCGAGCATACAGAAAACCGCCGAACTGGTGCAGGAGATCAGCGCCGCTAGCAAGGAGCAGGATTCCGGTGCGGAGCAGATAAACAAGGCGATCCAGCAACTCGATCAGGTAATCCAGCAGAATGCCTCCGCTTCCGAAGAGATGGCCTCCACAGCGGAAGAGCTCGCCTCCCAGGCCGAGCAGCTTCAGAGCACCATTGCTTTTTTCAGGGTCGAAGAGGGTATCAGGGCCGAGAGGCGATCCTCTCCGAAGAAGCCTGTGGAGAAGACCGTGAAGAAGCCGGTGGTGGAGAAGAAGGTGGTCGGGCATGACCTCGATCTCGGCGAGAGGCAGGACTCGGTAGATTCCGACTTCGAGAAGTTCTGA
- the kdsA gene encoding 3-deoxy-8-phosphooctulonate synthase translates to MVKEITIGKVRIGGGRPLMLVAGPCVIENEAATLRCAERLMTICNGVSIPLIFKSSYDKANRTSVTAFRGPGMKEGLRILEKVKQSLGVPVLSDIHSIEQVQPAAEVLDVMQIPAFLCRQTDLLVAAANTGRVINVKKGQFLAPWDMENVVGKLVGSGNDNVILTERGVSFGYNNLVTDMRSLPIMRSFGYPVIFDATHSVQLPGGKGTSSGGQREFVEYLSRAAVATGIDGIFMEVHEEPDKALCDGPNSVKLDDLPALLKKLKAIDAIVK, encoded by the coding sequence ATGGTCAAGGAAATCACCATCGGAAAGGTCAGAATCGGGGGGGGGCGGCCGCTCATGCTCGTCGCCGGCCCATGCGTCATCGAGAACGAGGCGGCTACGCTGCGCTGCGCCGAGCGGCTCATGACGATCTGCAACGGGGTGTCTATCCCCCTCATCTTCAAATCCTCCTACGACAAGGCTAACCGGACCTCCGTTACCGCATTCCGCGGCCCGGGGATGAAGGAAGGGCTGCGGATACTCGAAAAGGTGAAACAGTCCCTCGGGGTGCCGGTCCTTTCCGATATCCACTCTATCGAGCAGGTGCAGCCGGCTGCCGAGGTGCTAGATGTCATGCAGATCCCTGCGTTCCTCTGCCGTCAGACCGATCTTCTCGTGGCGGCGGCAAATACCGGGCGGGTGATCAATGTCAAGAAGGGGCAATTTCTCGCCCCATGGGACATGGAAAACGTCGTAGGTAAGCTGGTGGGTTCCGGTAACGACAATGTGATCCTTACCGAGCGTGGAGTCTCCTTCGGTTACAACAACCTTGTGACCGACATGCGGAGTCTTCCGATCATGCGCAGCTTCGGCTACCCGGTGATATTCGACGCCACCCACAGCGTGCAGCTTCCCGGTGGAAAAGGTACTTCCTCCGGCGGCCAGCGCGAGTTCGTGGAGTACCTTTCACGGGCAGCGGTTGCCACCGGCATTGATGGAATCTTCATGGAGGTTCATGAGGAGCCGGACAAGGCCCTCTGCGACGGGCCGAACTCTGTCAAGCTCGATGACCTGCCGGCGCTGCTCAAGAAGCTGAAGGCGATAGACGCAATTGTCAAATGA
- a CDS encoding SIS domain-containing protein — MILEDARKVIRVEAEALMALADSINGEFEKAVRLILSSRGRVVVTGMGKSGLIGQKIASTMASTGTPAFFLHPAEGIHGDLGMIMKGDVVLAVSNSGETEEVVRILPIVKRLGASLISMAGNPSSTLARAGDVFLDISVKEEACPLGLAPTASTTATLAMGDALAVALLLERGFRAEDFALFHPGGSLGKKLILKIEDLMHVGDAIPLVGREVLMRDALFEITAKRLGVTGVVDESGALIGVITDGDLRRALEKGLDIMNLSAADLMTLRPKRISRHELAAKALQLMEQHSITSLFVFEKDDSHQPVGVIHLHDILKAGIA, encoded by the coding sequence TTGATACTTGAAGATGCGCGAAAAGTGATACGGGTGGAAGCGGAAGCGCTCATGGCGCTGGCCGATTCCATCAATGGCGAGTTCGAGAAGGCAGTACGCCTGATCCTGTCGTCACGGGGACGTGTCGTCGTCACCGGGATGGGAAAGTCCGGACTAATCGGCCAGAAGATCGCCTCCACGATGGCGTCCACGGGAACTCCCGCCTTTTTTCTCCACCCGGCAGAGGGTATCCACGGGGACCTCGGCATGATCATGAAGGGTGACGTAGTTCTTGCAGTTTCCAACAGTGGCGAGACTGAAGAAGTGGTCCGTATCCTGCCGATCGTCAAGCGGCTTGGTGCGAGCCTCATCTCGATGGCGGGCAATCCCTCCTCCACGCTTGCCAGGGCTGGGGATGTGTTTCTCGATATTTCGGTGAAAGAAGAGGCATGCCCGCTCGGACTTGCCCCGACTGCTTCGACGACGGCCACCCTTGCAATGGGTGACGCCCTGGCGGTCGCCCTCCTTCTGGAACGGGGATTCAGGGCGGAGGATTTCGCCCTCTTCCACCCCGGCGGCTCCCTTGGAAAGAAGCTGATCCTGAAGATCGAGGACCTGATGCACGTGGGAGATGCGATTCCTCTCGTCGGCCGAGAGGTGCTGATGCGCGACGCCCTTTTCGAGATCACCGCCAAGAGGCTCGGTGTAACCGGCGTCGTCGACGAGTCCGGCGCCCTCATCGGCGTCATTACCGACGGCGACCTGCGACGGGCGCTGGAGAAGGGGCTCGACATCATGAACCTCTCCGCAGCGGACCTGATGACCCTCCGCCCCAAGCGGATCAGCCGCCACGAACTCGCCGCCAAGGCCCTTCAACTGATGGAGCAGCATTCCATCACCTCCCTCTTCGTCTTTGAAAAGGACGATTCCCACCAGCCGGTGGGGGTGATACATCTCCATGACATTCTGAAAGCGGGTATCGCGTGA
- the extS gene encoding selenite/tellurite reduction operon c-type cytochrome lipoprotein ExtS encodes MVAAIRLAIGVLVAVSVSAGEATAARRAMCLTCHRAHHADHGTCNSCHGGNDRTTRKQVAHDNLVAGRLARHHIRNSPAVARGSKLIETLACRRCHTSGKTGNRLSGDLDRVSAHRHPLALEESILHPAENMPDFRLNRENAADIVNAIMAKRAAAGTTDLPLVLRFRKKEGAGSTIFARKCGACHRALTSRHGPQGEGDIGPNLSGLLSRFYPATFENDRPWNVERLQKWLHNPRLVRPHAMMKPVPVKNSEFKELLEVLGRD; translated from the coding sequence TTGGTCGCTGCAATTCGTCTTGCCATAGGGGTGCTTGTCGCAGTTTCCGTTTCCGCAGGAGAAGCGACGGCAGCGCGGAGGGCCATGTGCCTCACATGCCACCGCGCCCACCATGCCGACCACGGTACCTGCAACTCCTGCCATGGCGGCAACGACCGCACTACGCGGAAGCAGGTCGCACATGACAACCTGGTCGCAGGACGGCTGGCCCGCCACCACATCAGGAACTCCCCCGCAGTAGCCCGCGGCTCGAAGCTGATCGAGACCCTCGCCTGCCGCCGTTGCCACACCTCGGGCAAAACCGGCAACCGCCTCTCCGGCGACCTGGACCGCGTTTCAGCCCACCGCCACCCGCTGGCCCTGGAGGAGTCGATCCTCCACCCGGCAGAAAACATGCCCGACTTCCGTCTGAACCGGGAAAACGCAGCCGACATCGTGAACGCGATCATGGCAAAACGAGCAGCCGCCGGGACAACCGACCTGCCGCTTGTGCTGCGTTTCCGCAAGAAAGAGGGTGCGGGGTCTACTATATTTGCCAGGAAATGCGGCGCCTGCCACCGGGCACTCACTTCCAGACATGGCCCCCAGGGGGAAGGTGACATCGGTCCCAATCTCTCCGGCCTCCTAAGCCGGTTCTATCCTGCCACCTTCGAAAACGACAGACCCTGGAACGTGGAGAGGTTACAAAAGTGGCTGCACAACCCGCGGCTCGTGCGGCCACATGCCATGATGAAACCCGTGCCGGTGAAGAATTCAGAGTTCAAAGAGCTGCTGGAAGTTCTGGGACGGGATTGA
- a CDS encoding CTP synthase yields MKTKFIFVTGGVVSSIGKGLASASLGALLESRGLRVSMQKMDPYINVDPGTMSPFQHGEVFVTDDGAETDLDLGHYERYTSSRLSKKSNFTTGQVYFSVIEKERRGDYLGGTVQVIPHITDEIKHKILENAKGSDVAIVEVGGTVGDIESLPFLEAIRQFKADRGNGNVLYIHLTLVPHIRTAGELKTKPTQHSVKELREIGIQPDILLCRCETDLPKDLKAKIALFCNVEEKAVITSADAEHIYAVPLALNREGLDDQVVEKLNIWTKAPDLAHWQEVVAKLREPARGEVKIAVVGKYVNLTESYKSLSEALTHGGIANDCRITLTYLDSEKIEREGIDGLLDDADGILVPGGFGERGTEGKIEAIKYARTRKIPFFGICLGMQMAVVEYARNVCGLDDAYSSEFKTDCVNPVIHLMAEQKDVDRKGGTMRLGAFPCSLTKGTFAQKAYGTTEIHERHRHRYEFNNAYRSVLTEKGLVLSGVYKERDLVEMVEVSDHPWFVGCQFHPEFKSKPLNPHPLFKAFIAAALEKRP; encoded by the coding sequence ATGAAAACCAAGTTTATATTCGTAACCGGCGGCGTTGTTTCTTCCATAGGGAAAGGCCTCGCCTCCGCGTCGCTGGGCGCGCTCCTCGAGTCACGCGGGCTCAGGGTCAGCATGCAGAAGATGGACCCTTACATCAACGTCGATCCGGGCACCATGTCGCCTTTTCAACATGGCGAAGTGTTCGTCACCGACGACGGGGCGGAGACCGACCTCGATCTCGGGCACTACGAGCGGTATACCAGTTCACGCCTCTCCAAGAAGAGCAACTTCACAACCGGCCAGGTCTACTTTTCGGTTATCGAGAAGGAGCGTCGGGGGGATTATCTGGGGGGGACCGTACAGGTCATTCCGCACATTACTGACGAAATAAAGCACAAGATACTTGAGAATGCTAAAGGAAGCGATGTTGCCATAGTCGAGGTCGGCGGGACCGTCGGCGACATCGAGTCTCTGCCGTTCCTCGAAGCGATCCGCCAGTTCAAGGCGGACCGGGGCAACGGGAACGTTCTGTACATACACCTTACCCTGGTGCCCCACATCCGGACGGCGGGGGAGCTCAAGACGAAGCCGACCCAGCATTCGGTCAAGGAGCTGCGGGAAATAGGTATTCAGCCGGATATCCTCCTCTGCCGCTGCGAGACCGACCTTCCCAAGGACCTCAAGGCGAAGATTGCCCTCTTTTGCAACGTGGAGGAGAAGGCGGTCATCACTTCCGCGGACGCAGAGCACATCTACGCGGTTCCACTGGCGCTCAACCGGGAGGGGCTCGACGATCAGGTGGTCGAAAAGCTGAATATCTGGACGAAAGCTCCGGATCTCGCTCATTGGCAGGAGGTAGTTGCAAAACTTAGGGAGCCGGCGCGGGGAGAAGTGAAAATCGCCGTGGTCGGAAAGTACGTCAACCTGACCGAATCGTACAAATCCCTCTCGGAAGCTCTGACTCATGGTGGAATAGCCAACGACTGCCGCATCACGCTCACCTACCTCGATTCGGAGAAGATCGAGCGTGAGGGGATTGACGGACTCCTGGACGATGCCGACGGGATACTCGTCCCCGGCGGGTTCGGAGAGCGGGGAACCGAAGGTAAGATCGAGGCGATCAAGTATGCCCGCACCAGAAAAATACCCTTTTTCGGCATATGCCTCGGCATGCAGATGGCGGTGGTGGAGTATGCGCGCAACGTCTGCGGGCTCGACGACGCCTATTCGAGCGAGTTCAAGACCGACTGCGTCAACCCGGTGATACACCTCATGGCCGAGCAGAAGGATGTGGACCGCAAAGGGGGAACGATGAGGCTGGGCGCTTTCCCCTGCTCGCTTACGAAAGGAACCTTTGCCCAGAAAGCCTACGGTACGACCGAAATCCATGAACGCCACCGCCACCGATACGAGTTCAACAACGCTTACCGTTCCGTTCTGACCGAAAAAGGACTCGTTCTTTCAGGAGTCTACAAGGAGCGGGATCTGGTGGAAATGGTGGAAGTCTCCGACCACCCCTGGTTCGTCGGATGCCAGTTCCATCCTGAGTTCAAATCGAAACCACTGAATCCGCACCCCCTGTTCAAGGCGTTCATCGCCGCTGCACTCGAGAAGAGACCCTAA
- a CDS encoding HAD family hydrolase, protein MYAHVKDIKLLLLDVDGVLTDGRIIYDSNRIESKFFNVKDGHGIKMVQRAGIEVGIISGRESMVVANRAQELGITCVYQKALDKLTPYLRILAEKGLEDSQVAFMGDDIIDVPVMRRVAFAAAPADALDYVLPYAHFVARNRGGWGAVREVCDLILKGQGKWEEITAKYFA, encoded by the coding sequence CTGTATGCACACGTCAAAGACATCAAGCTCCTCCTCCTCGATGTGGATGGCGTCCTGACCGACGGCCGGATCATCTACGACTCGAATCGGATCGAGAGCAAATTCTTCAACGTAAAGGACGGTCACGGCATAAAGATGGTCCAGCGGGCGGGAATCGAGGTGGGAATCATCTCCGGTCGCGAATCGATGGTGGTGGCGAACCGGGCGCAGGAACTGGGCATCACCTGTGTCTATCAGAAGGCCCTGGACAAACTGACCCCGTACCTTCGGATACTTGCGGAGAAGGGGCTGGAGGATTCCCAGGTCGCTTTCATGGGTGACGACATCATCGACGTTCCAGTGATGCGGAGGGTGGCATTTGCCGCGGCTCCTGCCGACGCCCTGGACTATGTGCTCCCGTATGCTCACTTCGTCGCCAGAAACCGTGGCGGATGGGGGGCCGTGCGCGAGGTGTGCGACCTGATTCTCAAGGGACAGGGCAAATGGGAGGAGATAACGGCGAAGTACTTCGCCTGA
- a CDS encoding chemotaxis protein CheD: MSSSGEEEIPQFYLKPGEMYLGESPAVVSTLLGSCVSVVMYSRRRKIGAISHSLLPVNRGKGACTCTDRCTEGFRYVECSIHRMLKSFLSCNIPRGEIEVKVFGGSDMFTFDTQSATVGRQNIDTAMRILEAENLQVHVSDVGGQRGRKLFFYTHTGEVLLKRLNDKESLDCR; encoded by the coding sequence ATGAGTTCTTCGGGCGAGGAGGAGATTCCGCAGTTTTATCTGAAGCCGGGGGAGATGTATCTCGGAGAGAGTCCCGCGGTCGTTTCGACGCTCCTCGGTTCCTGCGTGTCGGTGGTGATGTACAGCCGCCGGCGGAAGATCGGCGCGATAAGCCACTCGCTCCTGCCCGTCAACAGGGGAAAGGGAGCGTGCACCTGCACCGACCGATGCACGGAAGGGTTCAGGTATGTCGAATGCTCCATCCACCGGATGCTCAAGAGTTTCCTTAGCTGCAATATCCCCCGGGGTGAGATAGAGGTAAAGGTATTCGGCGGCTCCGACATGTTCACCTTCGACACGCAGTCCGCGACTGTCGGAAGGCAGAACATCGATACCGCCATGCGCATCCTTGAGGCGGAGAATCTTCAGGTTCACGTCTCAGACGTGGGGGGGCAGAGGGGACGGAAGCTCTTTTTCTATACCCACACCGGAGAGGTGCTCCTGAAGAGGTTGAACGACAAGGAGAGTCTCGATTGCCGGTGA
- a CDS encoding chemotaxis response regulator protein-glutamate methylesterase yields the protein MPQKVRVLIVDDSAVVRQTMADILASDPHIEVMGTATDPFVAAERIRHEVPDVITLDVEMPRMDGLTFLQKIMSQHPIPVVMCSSLADGGSETALKALEYGAVEIIQKPKLGTKQFLEESRVRICDTIKAAAHARIRRISARSHQVQPKLTADVIMPKATNKAMIQTTEKVVVVGASTGGTEALRVFLESFPADSPGIVIVQHMPEGFTRAFSERLNGLCRITVKEAEDNDTVVRGRALIAPGNHHLLLKRSGARYYVEVKDGPLVCRHRPSVDVLFRSAARYAGKNAVGVIMTGMGDDGARGMKEMKEAGASTIAQDEATSIVFGMPHEAIKLGGVDLVRPLKAIPAEVLKFCS from the coding sequence TTGCCGCAAAAAGTCCGTGTGCTAATAGTTGATGATTCGGCGGTCGTGCGCCAGACCATGGCGGACATTCTGGCTTCTGATCCTCATATCGAGGTGATGGGAACCGCCACGGATCCTTTCGTTGCCGCGGAGCGGATACGGCACGAGGTTCCCGACGTTATAACTCTGGACGTCGAGATGCCCCGCATGGACGGGCTGACGTTCCTCCAGAAGATCATGAGCCAGCACCCGATTCCGGTGGTGATGTGTTCGAGCCTTGCCGACGGGGGGTCTGAAACGGCGCTGAAGGCGCTGGAATACGGGGCGGTGGAGATCATTCAGAAGCCGAAACTGGGAACCAAGCAGTTTCTGGAAGAATCCAGGGTCCGTATCTGCGATACGATCAAGGCGGCAGCCCATGCACGCATCAGGAGGATCTCAGCCCGAAGCCACCAGGTGCAGCCCAAGCTGACGGCGGACGTCATCATGCCCAAAGCCACCAACAAGGCGATGATCCAGACCACCGAAAAAGTGGTGGTGGTAGGCGCCTCCACCGGCGGCACAGAAGCGCTGCGGGTATTTCTCGAATCATTTCCTGCAGATTCTCCCGGGATCGTCATAGTGCAGCACATGCCGGAAGGGTTCACCCGCGCCTTCTCGGAACGGCTAAACGGCCTGTGCCGAATCACCGTCAAGGAAGCCGAGGATAACGACACCGTGGTTCGAGGCAGGGCGCTCATTGCTCCCGGCAACCACCACCTGCTTCTCAAGAGGAGCGGCGCCCGTTACTATGTCGAGGTAAAGGACGGCCCGCTGGTCTGCCGTCACCGCCCCTCGGTGGACGTCCTTTTTCGATCCGCTGCGCGTTATGCGGGGAAAAACGCTGTCGGGGTCATCATGACCGGAATGGGGGACGACGGTGCTCGCGGGATGAAGGAGATGAAGGAGGCAGGCGCATCGACCATCGCCCAGGATGAGGCGACCTCCATCGTTTTCGGTATGCCTCATGAAGCCATCAAGCTGGGTGGTGTCGACCTCGTTCGACCGCTGAAGGCTATCCCGGCGGAAGTTCTCAAGTTCTGCTCCTGA
- a CDS encoding protein-glutamate O-methyltransferase CheR produces MSESLARQDGSITLTRDDFSRLSEFIYKECGIKMPPAKKTMLEARLQKRLRVLGMPTFKKYCDYLFSSEGMQQELVQMIDLVTTNKTDFFREPDHFDYLTNHVLPKWMEERGGNGRRLMIWSAGCSTGEEPYTLAMVLEEFAENWPGFSYQLLATDISTRVLEKAKTAIYDEERVIPVPMPLKRKYLLRSKDRAAGLVRIVPELRSKVSFRRLNFMDSSFGIREHIDIIFCRNVIIYFDRPTQKNLLSRFIDQMHPGGYLFMGHSETLNGLDLPLLAVHPTVYRKPI; encoded by the coding sequence ATGTCGGAATCCCTCGCCCGCCAGGATGGCAGCATCACCCTTACGCGGGACGACTTTTCAAGGTTGAGCGAATTCATCTACAAGGAGTGCGGCATCAAGATGCCTCCGGCGAAGAAGACGATGCTCGAAGCGCGTTTGCAGAAGCGGCTGCGGGTGCTCGGGATGCCCACTTTCAAGAAGTACTGCGATTACCTGTTCAGCAGTGAAGGAATGCAGCAGGAACTCGTGCAGATGATCGATCTCGTAACCACCAACAAGACCGATTTCTTCCGTGAACCTGATCATTTCGATTACCTTACTAACCATGTCCTTCCGAAGTGGATGGAGGAGCGTGGCGGGAACGGCAGGCGGCTCATGATCTGGAGCGCCGGCTGTTCCACTGGGGAGGAGCCGTACACCCTCGCCATGGTGCTGGAGGAGTTTGCCGAGAACTGGCCCGGCTTCAGCTACCAGTTGCTGGCAACGGACATCTCTACCCGTGTCCTTGAAAAGGCGAAAACTGCGATCTATGACGAAGAGAGGGTAATTCCCGTTCCGATGCCCCTAAAACGTAAGTATCTCCTCCGCAGCAAGGACAGGGCTGCGGGCTTGGTGCGAATTGTCCCGGAGCTGAGGAGCAAGGTAAGTTTCCGCAGGCTCAATTTCATGGACAGCAGCTTCGGAATCAGGGAGCACATCGATATTATCTTCTGCCGAAACGTCATTATCTACTTTGACCGGCCAACGCAGAAAAACCTCCTCTCCCGGTTCATCGATCAGATGCACCCCGGAGGGTACCTGTTCATGGGGCACTCTGAGACGCTGAACGGGCTCGATCTCCCACTGCTCGCAGTGCATCCGACCGTGTACCGGAAACCGATATGA
- the extQ gene encoding selenite/tellurite reduction operon b-type cytochrome membrane protein ExtQ yields the protein MNRGYIRSSPRFFRLIRRSLSVFAMAVLLLGLVIPAPLQEQADIARVPNPVKSAWFLLWIQELVSYSKYLINLVLLSAVALFLLPWLPLSGPSEKARWLPPDQRAVSTATLSLFSVILLLTILAMFFRGANWSLQFVLP from the coding sequence GTGAATCGCGGCTACATCAGGAGCTCTCCCAGATTCTTCCGGCTGATACGGCGATCGCTGTCTGTCTTCGCTATGGCTGTACTGCTGCTGGGGCTCGTTATCCCTGCCCCTCTCCAGGAACAGGCGGACATTGCGCGCGTTCCGAACCCGGTAAAATCAGCCTGGTTCCTCCTCTGGATACAGGAACTGGTAAGTTATTCAAAATACCTGATAAACCTGGTTCTGCTGTCAGCCGTGGCCCTCTTTCTCCTCCCCTGGCTGCCCCTCTCCGGGCCCTCGGAGAAGGCCCGGTGGCTGCCGCCGGACCAGCGTGCGGTGAGTACAGCGACGTTGAGCCTGTTTTCGGTGATTCTGCTTCTTACCATACTTGCAATGTTCTTCAGGGGTGCGAATTGGTCGCTGCAATTCGTCTTGCCATAG